The nucleotide sequence CCGGATCAGGGGAACGTCGGCCCCGTCCAGCACCAGGAGCTGGGGCTTACCCGTGGTGATGGAGAGGACCTGGCGGCTAATGGGGTTGATCATGTAGGGCTTCTCCGTCTTGCGGGCCACCACGTAGGGCTTCCCAGTGATGCGGGAGAGGGCGTGGGCCAGGGGCACCGCCTTGACCTCGGGGGTGACCAGGGTCTCCACCTCCGGGGGGAGGCGCTGGGCCAAGGCCTCGGCCGCGGCCTCGGTGAGCTCGGTGTCCCCCAGGAGGTTGAGAAGGGCCACCGCCACGTCCGGCCCCACCCGGACAATGGGCAGCTCCCTCTTCACCCCGGCGATCTCCACAGGGTAGGTCCTCACGCCGTCAGTCTATACTCAAGGTATGCTGCGCGCCAAGATTGAGACCCTGGGCGTGGACCCCCAGAACGGGAGCGTGGTGGTCCTGCTCAGGGCGGAGAATGAAAAGCTCCTTCCCATCGTCATCGGGCCCCTCGAGGCCCACCACATCGTGGTGGCCCTGCAGGGGGAGAAGCCCCCACGCCCCCTCACCCCGGACCTCCTCCTCTCGGTGATGGAAATGCTCCAGGCCAAGCTGAAGCGGGTGGAGATCATAGACCTCCGAGACGGCACCTTCTACGCCCGCCTCATCCTGGAGCACCGGGGGATAGAGCTGGAGGTGGACGCCCGCCCCTCGGACGCCATGGCCCTGGCCCTGAGGGCCCAGGCCCCCATCCTGGTGGCCGAGGAGGTGGTGGAGAAGGCGGGGGTGGAGGAGGCCAGCCTCAAGCCCCACGGCGCTGCGGAAGCCTAGGCCTTGCGCTGGCTTCTCCCCTTCCTCCTCTTCTCCCTGGCCCTGGGCCAGCGGCTTGCGGTCATCGGGGACTGGGGGGCACCCACGGCGGGGCGGGCCCAGGTGGCGGCCCTCCTCCAGCGGGAGCACGCCCATAGCCCCCTCGCCGCCCTCCTCACCGCCGGGGACAACTTCTACCCCAAAGGGAGGGTGGTGGAGGCCTATTTGGAGGACCTCCCTCCCGTCCCCCTCTACCCGGCCTTCGGCAACCACGACGCCCCGAGCCTTAGGGCGCAGCTTGAGCGCTTCGGCCTGGAAAGGCCCTACTACCGGGTCCGGTTCGGGGACCTCGAGGTCTTCGTCCTCTACACCGAGGCGGACCTCGCGGCCCAGCGGGCCTGGCTGGAGGAAGCCCTGAAGGGCTCCAGCGCCCGCTGGAAAGCCCTCCTCCTCCACCGCCCCCTTTACTCCTCGGGGCTCCACGGGGGAAGCCCGGCCCTAAGGAGCCTCCTAGAGCCCCTCCTTCGCCGCCACGGCGTGGCCCTGGTCCTCGCGGGCCACGACCACCACTACGAGCGCTTGGAGGTGGGCCCCACCACCCACCTGGTGGTGGGAGGAGGCGGGGCGGGGCTCTACCCCACCCGGCCGCCCCTCCCCTGGAGCCGGGCCCTGGCCGTGGCCCACCACGCCCTCTTCCTGGAGGTCCGCCAGGAAGGCCTGCTGGGCTACGCCCTGGACCCCGAGGGGAGGGTCCTGGACCGCTTCCTCAGGCCCAGCCCCCCATGACGTGCACGTGCACGTGGAAGACCTCCTGCCCCCCCTTCGCCCCCACGTTCACCTGGACGCGGTACCCCTCGAGGCCCAGGCCCCGGGCCACCCGGTTGGCGGTGCGGAAGAGGGCCCCAAGCTTCCTTTCCCCTTCCTCGGTGTCGGGGTAGTCGGAGAGCTTCTCCACGTGCTCCTTGGGCACCACCAAGACGTGCACGGGGGCCTTGGGCCTTATGTCGTGGAAGGCCACGAAGCCCTCGTCCTCGTAAACCCTCTTCGCAGGAAGCTCCCCGGCGATGATGCGGCAGAACACGCACCCCATGGAAGGCATCCTATCCCATGGGAAGCTCCAAGGGCGCACGGGCCCTCTCCTTCACCCCCTCCACCTGGCCGAGAAGGGTGTACCCCTCCACCCCCAACACCCGGGCCCAGACCGTCTCCCCGGGGCGGGCGGGGCCCTCGAGGCGGGCCTCGTAGTAGTCGGGGGTGTGGCCGAGGGCCCTCCCGTCCTGGACCCTTTCCACCAGGACCTCCACCCGCTCCCCGAGCTTGGGGCGGATCCTCTCCTCCGCCAGGCGCTGGGCCAAGGCGATGAGCTCCCGGGTGCGGCGCCGCCTCACCTCCGGGGGCACCTGGGGCAGGGAGGCCGCCCGGGTCTTGGGCCTCGGGGTGTAGGTGAAGGCGTGGACCCGGGTGGGCCGGAGCTCCTCCAGGAAGGCCAGGGTCTCCCGGTGCTCCTCCTCCGTTTCCGTGGGCAGGCCGGCGATGACGTCGGTGGTGAGGGCGAAGCCGGGGATGAGGTGGTAGGCCCTCTGGACCAGGTCCCGGTAGTAGGCCTTGTCGTAGCGGCGGCCCATAAGCTTGAGGAGCCGGTCCGAGCCAGTCTGCAGGGAGAGGTGGAGGTGGGGCCTGACCGCGGGGGCGTAGCGGCCGATGGTCCTCAGGAGGTCCTCCCCCGTGTCCTCAGGCTCTATGGAGGAAAGCCGCACCTTGGCCCCCAGGTGGTAGAGGTCCTCCACCAGCCCCGCCAGGCCCCGGGGGTGCCCCCGGTAGCTCCCGAGGCGCACGCCGGTGAGGACGATCTCCTGGATTCCCATGCGGAGAAGGGCTTCGGCCTCGGCCAGGGCCTCCCGGTGGTCCCGGTGCCTCTCCTTGCCCCTTAGCCTCGGGATGATGCAGTAGGCGCACCCCGCCTGGCAGCCATCCTGCACCTTGAGGAAGGCCCGGACCCGGCTATTTAAAAACCCCCTTTCCCCCGCCCCCCAGAACTCGTTGGGCGGGGTGGTGATGGGGTCAGAGGGGAGGCCAAAGCGCTCCAGGATCACCCGGGGGAGCTCGGCCTTACGGGCGTTGGGCACCACGGCGTCCGCCCCCAGCTCCTTGAGCGCTTCCGGGGCGAGCTCGGCGTAGCACCCCGTGACCACGATGAAGGCCTCCGGGTTGTACCGCCTCGCGCGGCGCACCTCCTTGCGGGTGTCCGCCTCCGCCGTGGTGGTGACGGCGCAGGAGTTGATGACCACAAGGTCGGCCCCCCCGGCCTCCACGGGCACCACCTCCGGCTCCAGCGCCTTGAGGAAGCCCAGGAGGGCCTCGGTCTCCACCTGGTTGACCTTGCAGCCCAGGGTGCGGAAGGCCGCGCGCATCCTTTCCATTCTGTTAGGCTCTAGGAGCCCCGTCAAGGAGGGTGGGCAGGACCCCCTTGCCCCGGGAGCCCAATACGTTGTACTATTTAGTCCGCCAACCCCAAGATATGGGGGCAGGGGAGGATGTATGGAACGCCATTTCTTTGACGAGCATGCGCAGGCCATCGCCAAGCGCCAGTACCTTCAGGAGGGGGACGGGGATATCCTGGGCATGTTCCGCCGGGTGGCGCGGGAGATCGCCAAGCCCGAGAAGCCCGAGGAAAGGGCCTACTGGGAGGAGAAGTTCTACGAGCTCATGAGCGAAAAGCGCTTCTCCCCGGGGGGCAGGATCCTCGCCGGGGCGGGCACGGCCCACGGCAACCTCCTCAACTGCTTCGTGCAGGGGGCCACGGAGAACCCCCCGGAGAGCTTTGAGGGCATCATGGAGGTGGCCAAGAAGCTCGCCCTGGTCACCAAGGTGGGCGGGGGGAACGGGGTCAACCTGGACCCCTACCGCTCCAAGGGAGCGGGAAAGCGCCGAGAGGTCCGGGGCGTGGCCTACCTGTCCGCCCAGCACCCCGACCTCGAGGACTTCCTCCTTGGCCTCATGCGCCCCCCCATCAACCCCGATGGGCCCAAGGAGGAGATCCGGCTCAAGAACTTCACCCGGGTGGTCTACGGGGAGCTACCCCCTGAGCTCAAGGCCCTGGCGGAAGAGCGGGGGGTGCACCTGGTCAAGGAGCCCCCTAAGGAGCGCATCCTGATCCCCGACGACATGGGGGGCATCGTGGAGGCCGCCCGGGAGGCCGCGGACCTGGCCCGGCGGGGCCTCACCCCCCACGTGGACTTCTCCCTCCTCCGCCCCGAGGGGGCGCCCATCCGGGGCAGCGGGGGGACAAGCTCGGGCCCCGTGAGCTTCCTCTTTGAGATCTTTGACCACTTCCTGGAGTGGGCCGCCCTGGGAGCGGAAGGGGCGGGCCCTGTGGCCACCTTGCGCTACGTGTACGCCCCGGTCCTTAGGGTGGTGCGGCAGGGGGGGTGCCTCCACCCCGACACCCTGGTCCACACCGACCGGGGTACCCTGCGCCTTCGGGAGATCGTGGACCCCTTTCTTCGGGGCTGGCAGCCCCACGCCCTAAGCGTGGCCACCGACGAGGGTTGGCGGCGAAGCCCCGAGGGGTACAACAACGGCGTAGCCCCCACCCTGCGGGTGGTCCTGGAAAACGGCCTCGAGGTCCAAGGGACCCCCAACCACAAGCTGAAGGTTCTCCGGGAGGACGGGACCCGGGCCTGGGTGGAACTCCAGGACCTCAAGCCGGGGGACTGGGTGATCTGGGTGCTGGACGAGCACACGGGGACCCCGGTCCAGCTCGCCCCCCTGGACGAGGCCCTCCACCCCAACGCCACCCCCATCCGCACCCCGGAGGTGCTCACCGAGGACCTGGCCTTCCTCCTGGGGTTCTTCTTCGGGGAGGGCTTCGTGAGCGGGGACCGGATCGGCCTCTCCGTCCACGAGGAGGAGCCCATGCGGGAAGAGGCCAAGCGCCTCTTCCGCGAGCTCTTCGGGTTGAAGCTCCGGGAAGAGCGGAAGCCGGGGGACCGGAGCGTCACCTTAGTGGTCCGAAGCCGTCCCCTGGTCACCTGGCTCAGGAAGAACGGCCTTCTTAAGGGGAAGGCCCAGGAGCTGGAGGTCCCTAGGGCCATCCGCCAAAGCCCCCGCCCCGTCCTCGCCGCCTTCCTTCGGGGCCTCTTTGAGGCCGATGGCACCCTTACCGCGGGCTACCCCATGCTGACCACCGCCTCCAAACGCCTGGCCCAGGACGTGATGGTCCTCCTGGGGGGGCTTGGCATCCCCTCCAAGCTCCTCCGCTACAACCCCCTGCCGGGGCGCTTTTCCAAGGCCGAGCACTGCCGGATCCGGGTGGTCACTGCCAAGGGCTTGGAGCGCTACCTGGAGAGGATCGGAGTACCCAAGGGCTCCCGCCTGGAATCCCTCTACGAGAGGCAACCCGATACCCGGAGGGAGTCCAGCTGGCCCCTGCCCCACGCCGAGGGGTTGCTGAAGCCCCTCCTGGCGGTGACGGAAAGGGGCAAGAAGGGCTACGCCTCCCCCCACACCCCCTTGCGGAAGGACCTCCTCCGGTACCTCCGGGGCGAGCGCCGGCTCACCGCCACGGGGTACGCCATGGTCCTGGAAAAGGCGCAGGACCTGGGCCTGGAGGCTGAACCCTTCCCCTTCAACGAGTACTACGTGCGGGTGGCCTCCGTGGAGCCAGGCGGGGCAATTCTCACCCTGGACCTCTCCGTGGACGAGAACCACACCTACCTCGCCAACGGGCTGGTGAGCCACAACACCCGCCGCGGGGCAGGGATGGCCACCCTCTCCATTGACCACCCCGACCTCCTGGACTTCCTCACCGCCAAGGACCTGGACCGGGAGAAGGCGGAGGGGGACATCTCCACCTTCAACATCTCCGTCCTGGTCACCGAGGCCTTCATGAAGGCCCTGGAGGAGGACGCCCTCTGGCCCGTAACTCCCGTGGAGGTGCCGGGGAAGTACTACCCCTACCCCCTGGAGGGCCCCTACACGGGTAGGCTCCCCGAGCTCCCCGAGCGGGCGGACGGGGCCAAACCCATCCCCCTCTACGGGGGCAAGGTCCCTGCCCGGTGGCTCTGGCACGAGATCGCCTGGCACGCCTGGGCCACGGGGGAGCCGGGCCTCATCTTCGTGGACCGGGTCAACGAGCTCTCGGCCCTGAAGGGGCTCGGCGAACGCTACCAGATCCGCTCCACCAATCCCTGCTTCGTGGGGTCTACAAGAATCCCCACCGAACGGGGGCTTGTGCCCATTGAGGAGCTCGCACGCGAAGGGGGGAGCTTCTACCTGGTCACGGACAACCGGGCCCCCTTTGGGGGCGGGGGCGCCCCCTTACCCACCCACGGCACTGCGGTGCGGAGGGCGGTCCGGGCCTTTTTCACCGGCGTCAAGCCCGTGGTCCGCCTCCGCACCCGGGAGGGCCTCGAGGTCACCCTCACCCCGGACCACCTCCTCCTGACCCCGGAGGGCTACCGGGAAGCGGGGAAGCTCAGGCCGGGCGAGAAGATCCTGGTGCAAAGCGGCGAGGGGCTCTTCCCCAAGGAGGAGAGCCTGCCCGCCCCCGCCCTGGCCGTGGCCCAGGAGCGGGTGGCCACCGCGGGAGGCCGGGGAGGCCGAGGCCGCGCCGACGTCCGGGCCCAGTACAGCCACCTCCCCACCCGCTGGAGCCGGGAGCTCGGGGTGGCCTTGGGCTGGCTCTTGGGGGACGGCTACCTGCGGGAGGATGGGGTAGGCTTCTACTTCTCCCGGCAAGACTTCGCCGCCCTCGCCTGGCTTCCCGACCTCCTCCGGGACTGGTTCGGCCCGGGCACCCTCCAGGAAACCCGCTCCAACACCTTCCACCTCCACTTCAACCGTATCCCCGCTGAGTTCTTCCAAGCCCTGGGGGTCAAGGCGGCCAGGGCCACGGAAAAGCGGGTCCCGGAAAGCCTCTTCCGCGCCCCCCGGGAGGCAGTAGTGGGCTTCCTTCAGGGCCTCTTCAGCGCCGACGGTTCGGTGCAGATCAACGAGAAAAAGCAGAACGCCACCATCCGTCTAGCCTCCTCTAGTCCAGCTCTCCTCCAGGACGTCCAACTCCTCCTCCTCAACCTAGGGATTCTCGGAAAGATCCACAAGCGCCGAGAAGCCGCTACCAAGGTCTTACCCAACGGCAAGGGCGGCCTCAAACCGTACCCGGTGGCACCCCAGTACGAGCTCATCCTGGGAGGCGAAAACCGGGATCGGTTCGCCGAGGCCGTAGGCTTCCTGCAGGAGGAAAAACAGTCCAAGCTCCTGACCTTCCTGCGCCACAGGCCCCGGGGAAGCTACCGCAAGCCCTTCCTGGCCACGGTGACCAGCGTGGAACCTGCTGGGGAAGCTCCCGTTTACGACCTGACCGAGCCCGTCACCCACAGCCTCATAGCAAATGGAATCATTGCACACAATTGCGGTGAAATCCCGCTCACCGTGGGCGAGCCCTGCGACCTGGGCGCTTTGAACCTCGCGGCCTACGTGAAGGACGGGGAGTTCCAGATGGAGGCCTTCCGCCAGGACGTCCACACCGCCATCCGCTTCCTGGACAACGTCCTGGAGGTGAACAAGTTCGCGCTCCCCGACAACGAGGAGGCGGCGAAGCGCCTCAGGAGGCTTGGCCTCGGGGTCATGGGCCTGGCGGACGCCCTCATCAAGATGGGCCTCCCCTACGCCTCGGAAGAGGCCCGCAAGAAGGTCTACGAGATCATGTCCGCCATGCGGGAGGAGGCCGTGCGGGCCTCGGAGGCGTTGGCCAAAGAGCGGGGCGTCTTCCCCCTCTACGAGGAGCACCGGGAGTACTTCCAGGCCTTAGGCGTCCGCCCGAGGCGCAACGTGGCCCTTCTCACCGTGGCCCCCACCGGGACCACCAGCATGCTCATGGGGGTCTCCTCGGGGATTGAGCCCGTCTTCAGCCCCTTCGTCTGGCGCAGGATCGGCGGGGAGTACAAGCCCCTCCTCCACCCCCTCTTCGTGGAGCTCATGGAGGCCTATCCGCCCGCCCCTGGGTATGAGAAGGACGGGAAGTGGGACTGGGAGAAGATCGTGGAGGAGATCCAGAAGGACGGCCACGGCTCGGTCCAGGGCCTCCCCTTCGTCCCCGAGCCCATCCGGCGGGTCTTCCAGTGCGCCCACGACATCCACCCCTTGGACCACGTGCGCATGCAGGGGGTGGTCCAGCGGGCCTTTGACGCCGAGGGGTACGCCGCCAACTCCCTGTCCAAGTGCATCGCCAAGGGCACATTGATTCCCACCTCCAAGGGCCTCATCCCCATAGAGGAGATCGCCCTGCCCCACCCTGAGGACACCTTCGCTCCGGTGGAAGGACTTTACACCGCCGAGGGGTACCGCATTACTGCCCACTACTACGCCGGGAAGAAGCGGGGCGTGAGGGTACGCTTGGACAATGGGTCCGAGCTCGTGGGGGCCTGGGAAAGCCACCGCCTCCTCACCCCAGAGGGCTGGCGCTTAATGCGCGAGCTGAAACCCGGGGACGTGGTACTAGGTAAGCTCGTTCCCTCCCACGGGCCCGGCGGGCTACCCCTTCCCGAAGCCTCGGGGTTCCCCCTGAGAACCAATGCCCGTAACCTGCCCCTTCCCGAAAGGATGTCCGAGGACCTGGCCCTCTTCCTCGGGATGCTGGCGGCAGACGGGTCCACGGTGGAAGCCACGGGCTTTGTGGGCATCGCCACCAAGGACCCTGAGGTGGAAGAGATTTTCAAGAGGGTGGTGGCCAAGCTCTTCGGCGTAGAACCCAAGTGCACGATGGACAAGCGCACGGGGGTGAAAAACCTGTACCTTACCTCCCGGCGTCTAGCCCGGTTCGTGGAAAACCTGATCGGCAAGGGAGCAGCCCAGAAACGGATTCCCAGGCAGATCCTTCAGGGAAGCCCAGAGGAGAAACTGGCCTTCCTCCGCGGCCTCACCCTAGACGGCTACGTGCACCCCAACATGGGGCTTGTGGTCTATGAGGGAAGGAGCCAGCGCCTGGCCTATGAGGGGGCTGAGCTTGCCCGCAGCTTCGGCTTGCCCAAGGTCTACCAAGGGCGGAAAAAGGTCCTCACCCCCAAGGAAACCTATCACGTCTACTCCATAGCTGTGGCCGGGCCTCTCCAGGAACTCCTTCAGCCCATAGAAGCCCACAAGCGAGCCAAGGTGGCTACCCGCTACAAAGTCTTCATCCCGGAGGAAATCCTCGCAGCCACCCACGTGAACACCGCTCACCCTGGATATTCCAACCTGAGGTCCGTGCGCAACAGGGGTGTACAGGTGGTCTACAACACCACCGCCGACCGTCTGGGCTGGCCCACAGACATCCTGGCC is from Thermus islandicus DSM 21543 and encodes:
- a CDS encoding metallophosphoesterase, whose translation is MRWLLPFLLFSLALGQRLAVIGDWGAPTAGRAQVAALLQREHAHSPLAALLTAGDNFYPKGRVVEAYLEDLPPVPLYPAFGNHDAPSLRAQLERFGLERPYYRVRFGDLEVFVLYTEADLAAQRAWLEEALKGSSARWKALLLHRPLYSSGLHGGSPALRSLLEPLLRRHGVALVLAGHDHHYERLEVGPTTHLVVGGGGAGLYPTRPPLPWSRALAVAHHALFLEVRQEGLLGYALDPEGRVLDRFLRPSPP
- a CDS encoding intein-containing adenosylcobalamin-dependent ribonucleoside-diphosphate reductase — its product is MERHFFDEHAQAIAKRQYLQEGDGDILGMFRRVAREIAKPEKPEERAYWEEKFYELMSEKRFSPGGRILAGAGTAHGNLLNCFVQGATENPPESFEGIMEVAKKLALVTKVGGGNGVNLDPYRSKGAGKRREVRGVAYLSAQHPDLEDFLLGLMRPPINPDGPKEEIRLKNFTRVVYGELPPELKALAEERGVHLVKEPPKERILIPDDMGGIVEAAREAADLARRGLTPHVDFSLLRPEGAPIRGSGGTSSGPVSFLFEIFDHFLEWAALGAEGAGPVATLRYVYAPVLRVVRQGGCLHPDTLVHTDRGTLRLREIVDPFLRGWQPHALSVATDEGWRRSPEGYNNGVAPTLRVVLENGLEVQGTPNHKLKVLREDGTRAWVELQDLKPGDWVIWVLDEHTGTPVQLAPLDEALHPNATPIRTPEVLTEDLAFLLGFFFGEGFVSGDRIGLSVHEEEPMREEAKRLFRELFGLKLREERKPGDRSVTLVVRSRPLVTWLRKNGLLKGKAQELEVPRAIRQSPRPVLAAFLRGLFEADGTLTAGYPMLTTASKRLAQDVMVLLGGLGIPSKLLRYNPLPGRFSKAEHCRIRVVTAKGLERYLERIGVPKGSRLESLYERQPDTRRESSWPLPHAEGLLKPLLAVTERGKKGYASPHTPLRKDLLRYLRGERRLTATGYAMVLEKAQDLGLEAEPFPFNEYYVRVASVEPGGAILTLDLSVDENHTYLANGLVSHNTRRGAGMATLSIDHPDLLDFLTAKDLDREKAEGDISTFNISVLVTEAFMKALEEDALWPVTPVEVPGKYYPYPLEGPYTGRLPELPERADGAKPIPLYGGKVPARWLWHEIAWHAWATGEPGLIFVDRVNELSALKGLGERYQIRSTNPCFVGSTRIPTERGLVPIEELAREGGSFYLVTDNRAPFGGGGAPLPTHGTAVRRAVRAFFTGVKPVVRLRTREGLEVTLTPDHLLLTPEGYREAGKLRPGEKILVQSGEGLFPKEESLPAPALAVAQERVATAGGRGGRGRADVRAQYSHLPTRWSRELGVALGWLLGDGYLREDGVGFYFSRQDFAALAWLPDLLRDWFGPGTLQETRSNTFHLHFNRIPAEFFQALGVKAARATEKRVPESLFRAPREAVVGFLQGLFSADGSVQINEKKQNATIRLASSSPALLQDVQLLLLNLGILGKIHKRREAATKVLPNGKGGLKPYPVAPQYELILGGENRDRFAEAVGFLQEEKQSKLLTFLRHRPRGSYRKPFLATVTSVEPAGEAPVYDLTEPVTHSLIANGIIAHNCGEIPLTVGEPCDLGALNLAAYVKDGEFQMEAFRQDVHTAIRFLDNVLEVNKFALPDNEEAAKRLRRLGLGVMGLADALIKMGLPYASEEARKKVYEIMSAMREEAVRASEALAKERGVFPLYEEHREYFQALGVRPRRNVALLTVAPTGTTSMLMGVSSGIEPVFSPFVWRRIGGEYKPLLHPLFVELMEAYPPAPGYEKDGKWDWEKIVEEIQKDGHGSVQGLPFVPEPIRRVFQCAHDIHPLDHVRMQGVVQRAFDAEGYAANSLSKCIAKGTLIPTSKGLIPIEEIALPHPEDTFAPVEGLYTAEGYRITAHYYAGKKRGVRVRLDNGSELVGAWESHRLLTPEGWRLMRELKPGDVVLGKLVPSHGPGGLPLPEASGFPLRTNARNLPLPERMSEDLALFLGMLAADGSTVEATGFVGIATKDPEVEEIFKRVVAKLFGVEPKCTMDKRTGVKNLYLTSRRLARFVENLIGKGAAQKRIPRQILQGSPEEKLAFLRGLTLDGYVHPNMGLVVYEGRSQRLAYEGAELARSFGLPKVYQGRKKVLTPKETYHVYSIAVAGPLQELLQPIEAHKRAKVATRYKVFIPEEILAATHVNTAHPGYSNLRSVRNRGVQVVYNTTADRLGWPTDILAHRVVEVEEVGEVEMYDIEVEEVHRYVVNGLISHNTINLPHEASVEDVEAAYLEAYRTGCKGITVYRDGSREFQVLTVKKEAKEVKEASEEKVEVKEASPKVRTPGEPLYERPGRLMGFTDMVKLMTPEGAKRSFLVTVNVLDGHPVEVILTSGKAGDEANADSEALGRVVSIALQYGVPPEALIRTLRGINGGLYGTYQGRLVSSKADLIAVALETIPASLKGPTERPEVEGEAPAPALSGGGIALAGASPCPSCGEKALVREEGCWKCQVCGYSKCG
- a CDS encoding MiaB/RimO family radical SAM methylthiotransferase is translated as MRAAFRTLGCKVNQVETEALLGFLKALEPEVVPVEAGGADLVVINSCAVTTTAEADTRKEVRRARRYNPEAFIVVTGCYAELAPEALKELGADAVVPNARKAELPRVILERFGLPSDPITTPPNEFWGAGERGFLNSRVRAFLKVQDGCQAGCAYCIIPRLRGKERHRDHREALAEAEALLRMGIQEIVLTGVRLGSYRGHPRGLAGLVEDLYHLGAKVRLSSIEPEDTGEDLLRTIGRYAPAVRPHLHLSLQTGSDRLLKLMGRRYDKAYYRDLVQRAYHLIPGFALTTDVIAGLPTETEEEHRETLAFLEELRPTRVHAFTYTPRPKTRAASLPQVPPEVRRRRTRELIALAQRLAEERIRPKLGERVEVLVERVQDGRALGHTPDYYEARLEGPARPGETVWARVLGVEGYTLLGQVEGVKERARAPLELPMG
- a CDS encoding phosphoribosyltransferase family protein — encoded protein: MRTYPVEIAGVKRELPIVRVGPDVAVALLNLLGDTELTEAAAEALAQRLPPEVETLVTPEVKAVPLAHALSRITGKPYVVARKTEKPYMINPISRQVLSITTGKPQLLVLDGADVPLIRGKKVAIVDDVVSTGSTLAGLRELIESVGGQVVAVLTVFTEGTPRQDVIALGHLPLFKPE
- a CDS encoding bifunctional nuclease family protein, which produces MLRAKIETLGVDPQNGSVVVLLRAENEKLLPIVIGPLEAHHIVVALQGEKPPRPLTPDLLLSVMEMLQAKLKRVEIIDLRDGTFYARLILEHRGIELEVDARPSDAMALALRAQAPILVAEEVVEKAGVEEASLKPHGAAEA
- a CDS encoding histidine triad nucleotide-binding protein, with the translated sequence MGCVFCRIIAGELPAKRVYEDEGFVAFHDIRPKAPVHVLVVPKEHVEKLSDYPDTEEGERKLGALFRTANRVARGLGLEGYRVQVNVGAKGGQEVFHVHVHVMGGWA